The stretch of DNA AAAGGATCAGGCCCCCGCTGGTTAAGAAACAACTTTCACTTTTTCCACTTCAATGAGGACGACAGCTATGAAACGATTCCCGCGACTGTTTTTGATGATGCTGATGGCAGCACTGTTTGCGCCCTGCCTTCCGGCAATGGCCGATGAGTTACCGGCTCCGGTGACTAAGCTCGATCTACAGGATGGGGACACGCTGGTGTTTCTGGGTGACAGCATCACGCACCAATGTTTGTACACGCAGTACGTCGAAGATTATTTCTACACCCGTTACCCCAAGCTGCGAATCAAATTCCACAATGCCGGCGTCGGGGGAGCCAAAGCCCTCGATGCATTGGCCCGTTTTGACCGGGACGTTGCCGCTTACAAACCCAAATATGTCACCGTATTGCTCGGTATGAACGATGGCAGATACGTCCCCTACAACGAAGAAATTTTTCAGACCTATCGCAAAGACATGCAGGAGGTCGTCCAGCAGATTCGCGATACGGGTGCGACGCCGATCCTCATGACCCCCACCATGTTTGATTCCCGCGCCGTCCGACTCAATCCCAAACGGCTCGAAGCCACCCCGGCGGAACGATTGGAATTGTACAACTCAGTGCTCGCCTATTACGGCACATGGTTGCGCGAAATCGCCGTGAAAAATGGCGACGGATTTGTGGATATGTGGAGCCCGCTGAATAACCTCACGCTGCAGCAGCGCGACACGGATCCCAACTTCACAATGATCCCCGACGCCGTTCATCCCGGCCCAGCGGGACAGTTGGTGATGGCCTACGCGATTCTGAGTGACATGAACGCGAAGAAGGGTGTCTCCAATATCAACATCAACATCAATCCCAAAGGCAAAGCCAAGGCCAGAGCGGTCGGCGGGGAAGTCGCCAACCTCGAGTTCGCCGATGACACGCTCTCCTTCGAGTGGACCGCCAATAGTCTACCCTGGGTCCTGCCCTCCGACGCAGAAGTTGCCGTCAAGCTGCTCAAATTGGGTCACCGTATGAGCCGCGAAGCCTTGGCCGTGCACGGTCTGCCGTCGGGAAAATATGA from Symmachiella dynata encodes:
- a CDS encoding SGNH/GDSL hydrolase family protein; the encoded protein is MKRFPRLFLMMLMAALFAPCLPAMADELPAPVTKLDLQDGDTLVFLGDSITHQCLYTQYVEDYFYTRYPKLRIKFHNAGVGGAKALDALARFDRDVAAYKPKYVTVLLGMNDGRYVPYNEEIFQTYRKDMQEVVQQIRDTGATPILMTPTMFDSRAVRLNPKRLEATPAERLELYNSVLAYYGTWLREIAVKNGDGFVDMWSPLNNLTLQQRDTDPNFTMIPDAVHPGPAGQLVMAYAILSDMNAKKGVSNINININPKGKAKARAVGGEVANLEFADDTLSFEWTANSLPWVLPSDAEVAVKLLKLGHRMSREALAVHGLPSGKYELSIDGEVVGSYRSQGLARHIELQANDKTPQYQQALEVAMLNKKRNEGPVRSLRGEWSKFQQLDRQQRALKADPDNEKLAKLVAGIEAKVAGMEERVVAHEKAAQEIEEQIFAANVPPTRKYVLKRVK